The genome window CCCGTCGCCGCGACCGCCGGCGACCTTCCCGCCGACGTAGCGCGCCCGATCGCGATACCGGCAGACGCTTCCTACCTGAGCCATGACGGCGCGGTCACCATCGTCGGCAACGACGGCATGCAGGAGGTCATCGACCGACTCAATGCACTGTTCGTCCGTCACCACCCCAACGTGCGCTTCGCCACGGTGATGCGCGGCTCGTCCACCGGCATGCCGGCGCTGGCCGCCGGGGCCACGCTGTTCGCGCCGCTGACCCGCGACATGTGGCCCGGCGACCGCGCCGCGTTCCGCCAGTTGCACGGCTACGACGCCACGCCGGTCCGCATCGGCTACAACGGCTACGGACCGCGTCCGCCGCACAAGACCCCGCCGGCGGTCTACGTGCATGCGGACAATCCACTGCCGGGTTTGACCCTGGCGCAGGTCGCGCGGATCTTCACCGATGGCCACGCCGGCGGCGACCTCACCACCTGGTCGCAGCTCGGCCTGGGCGGCGTCTGCGCCGAGCGCCGGATCCACGCCTACGGCCTGCGCGACGATGGCGGCTTCGCCACCGGCCTGCGCATCGCGCACCTGGGTGGGCGGCCGTTCGCACTCAAGTACGAGCCCCTGCCCTCGCGCGAGGCGGTGATCCGCGCCGTGGCCACCGATCCCTGCGGCATCGGTCTGTTGGGCTGGATCGACGCCATGGCGGTGTCGTCGCAGGTGCGCGTGCTGCCGCTGGCGGACGCACCGGGCGAGGCCTTCCACGGCCCCGACCATGCCTCGGTGCGGCAGGGCCGCTACCCGCTGTCCGCCGCCGTGCAGTTCTATGTGGACCGTGCCCCCGATCGTCCGCTCGCGCCACTGGTCAAGGAGTACCTGCGGCTGGCGCTGTCGCGGGAAGGCCAGGCGATCCTGGAGGCGCAGCGCGATTCGGAA of Xanthomonas sacchari contains these proteins:
- a CDS encoding PstS family phosphate ABC transporter substrate-binding protein: MPRPHVPLPFLLLPLLLLACPVAATAGDLPADVARPIAIPADASYLSHDGAVTIVGNDGMQEVIDRLNALFVRHHPNVRFATVMRGSSTGMPALAAGATLFAPLTRDMWPGDRAAFRQLHGYDATPVRIGYNGYGPRPPHKTPPAVYVHADNPLPGLTLAQVARIFTDGHAGGDLTTWSQLGLGGVCAERRIHAYGLRDDGGFATGLRIAHLGGRPFALKYEPLPSREAVIRAVATDPCGIGLLGWIDAMAVSSQVRVLPLADAPGEAFHGPDHASVRQGRYPLSAAVQFYVDRAPDRPLAPLVKEYLRLALSREGQAILEAQRDSEEGYVPLSAEDLQRERRKLDAL